The DNA sequence ATTTTCCCCCCTCTTTAGTCTTCTTCTCAGAACCATAAGATAGGTTACCTAAATTGCCCcctttttgaattttgaaaatggtatttttttaaaagcttAACGAATATTCTTGTTGTGTTATTAGCAGCAGCAAAACCTGAGGTTAGAGTAGTGCACCACCATGATTTGAACAAGAGAATTCTTATTGCTCTAATTGTTTCTTCCACTTTCCTTGGTGGACTCTTGCTGTTTCTCTCTTGCTTTTGGATTTATAGACATAGAAAGTTGAGAGACTCCAATGGGAAGAGCCAAAAGGAAAAGGGTATGTTCCCTTTTCACCATTACTTCATTAATTTTGTTTAGTTAAAAAGTTAATTGAAATCACCTAGATTATGAACCATGTTTTGCCTTCATGTCCTCTTGTTTTTTCATAAATGCATTTCAATCAATTAGAAGAGGCTTCAAAAGGGTTATCATTGAGTTCAGCAATGGTGGGGTTTAGCTCCTCAAGGATGGGAAGTAGTAGGAAGGGTTCAGTGGCTATTTTCGATTATCAAACGTTGGAAGCTGCAACTAACAAATTTGGGAGAAGTAATGTTTTGAGTGAGGGTGGTTCTGGAATTGTTTACAAAGCTCTTTTAGATGAAAAAGTTCTTGTTGCTGTGAAGAAAGTAGATGTTACTACTACTGGATCAGATGCTGAAAGAAAATTTAATGTAATGCTTTCCCCATTTGAGACTGAAATTGGTTTTTTGTGTGTGCTCTTTTGCCTTACTAGTCTTTTCTTTACACATCAGAATGAGGTGAAATGGCTGAGCAAAATTTGGCACCAGAACATTATCAAACTTTTGGGATATTGCATTCATAACAAAACAAGGTTCCTTGTCTATGAAATGATGCAAAATGGATCATTAGAAACTCAATTACATGGTAAGAATTTTCTATTGGCAACAACTGAAAACGACAAGGTTGAAATAAAGACTTTTGAATAAAACTTTATAACTATATATTGGCAttatgtttgtttgtttaaTTCTTTAGGGCCTACTCAAGGATCAGCTCTAACTTGGCATCTCAGGTTGAAAATTGCTGTTGATGTTGCCAGGTAGGTACTTCCACAAGACTAATTTTAACCGAAATTTTCGACCGTTTAGTGTATTAATATGCGTTGAACCACCGTTGTTGATGATGTTAGGGGACTGGAATATCTTCATGAGAACTGTAATCCTCCTGTGGTACATAGAGATCTACAATTGTGTAACATTCTTCTGGATTATAATTTTAGTGCGAAGGTGAGAATATATCATATCAGTAACCTTTTGATGCTTGATTCTTTACCCCCTCTTTTCCCTTAATgagatatttatttgtttttcccTTTTCTTGATCTAGCTTTCCCATTTTGGAATTGCT is a window from the Cannabis sativa cultivar Pink pepper isolate KNU-18-1 chromosome 1, ASM2916894v1, whole genome shotgun sequence genome containing:
- the LOC115708214 gene encoding probable receptor-like protein kinase At1g80640 isoform X1, with protein sequence MNLFSLLIPMWVLIITILFSLIVVDARRPESSPYYISRHVFLKEEEPISQFSSMEDESSAAAKPEVRVVHHHDLNKRILIALIVSSTFLGGLLLFLSCFWIYRHRKLRDSNGKSQKEKEEASKGLSLSSAMVGFSSSRMGSSRKGSVAIFDYQTLEAATNKFGRSNVLSEGGSGIVYKALLDEKVLVAVKKVDVTTTGSDAERKFNNEVKWLSKIWHQNIIKLLGYCIHNKTRFLVYEMMQNGSLETQLHGPTQGSALTWHLRLKIAVDVARGLEYLHENCNPPVVHRDLQLCNILLDYNFSAKLSHFGIAVTSGFDNKDNIEVSETSAYVAPEYILDGKLTDKSDVYAFGVVLFELLIGRKLVEYKIPDQNQSLVKRAMPQLTDRTRLPNVVDPAIKDTMDLKHLYQVAAVAVLCVQPEPSYRPLITDVLHSLIPLVPLELGGSLRVTEPISVCSNPYDH
- the LOC115708214 gene encoding probable receptor-like protein kinase At1g80640 isoform X3 encodes the protein MNLFSLLIPMWVLIITILFSLIVVDARRPESSPYYISRHVFLKEEEPISQFSSMEDESSAAAKPEVRVVHHHDLNKRILIALIVSSTFLGGLLLFLSCFWIYRHRKLRDSNGKSQKEKEASKGLSLSSAMVGFSSSRMGSSRKGSVAIFDYQTLEAATNKFGRSNVLSEGGSGIVYKALLDEKVLVAVKKVDVTTTGSDAERKFNNEVKWLSKIWHQNIIKLLGYCIHNKTRFLVYEMMQNGSLETQLHGPTQGSALTWHLRLKIAVDVARGLEYLHENCNPPVVHRDLQLCNILLDYNFSAKLSHFGIAVTSGFDNKDNIEVSETSAYVAPEYILDGKLTDKSDVYAFGVVLFELLIGRKLVEYKIPDQNQSLVKRAMPQLTDRTRLPNVVDPAIKDTMDLKHLYQVAAVAVLCVQPEPSYRPLITDVLHSLIPLVPLELGGSLRVTEPISVCSNPYDH
- the LOC115708214 gene encoding probable receptor-like protein kinase At1g80640 isoform X2: MNLFSLLIPMWVLIITILFSLIVVDARRPESSPYYISRHVFLKEEEPISQFSSMEDESSAAKPEVRVVHHHDLNKRILIALIVSSTFLGGLLLFLSCFWIYRHRKLRDSNGKSQKEKEEASKGLSLSSAMVGFSSSRMGSSRKGSVAIFDYQTLEAATNKFGRSNVLSEGGSGIVYKALLDEKVLVAVKKVDVTTTGSDAERKFNNEVKWLSKIWHQNIIKLLGYCIHNKTRFLVYEMMQNGSLETQLHGPTQGSALTWHLRLKIAVDVARGLEYLHENCNPPVVHRDLQLCNILLDYNFSAKLSHFGIAVTSGFDNKDNIEVSETSAYVAPEYILDGKLTDKSDVYAFGVVLFELLIGRKLVEYKIPDQNQSLVKRAMPQLTDRTRLPNVVDPAIKDTMDLKHLYQVAAVAVLCVQPEPSYRPLITDVLHSLIPLVPLELGGSLRVTEPISVCSNPYDH
- the LOC115708214 gene encoding probable receptor-like protein kinase At1g80640 isoform X4; the encoded protein is MNLFSLLIPMWVLIITILFSLIVVDARRPESSPYYISRHVFLKEEEPISQFSSMEDESSAAKPEVRVVHHHDLNKRILIALIVSSTFLGGLLLFLSCFWIYRHRKLRDSNGKSQKEKEASKGLSLSSAMVGFSSSRMGSSRKGSVAIFDYQTLEAATNKFGRSNVLSEGGSGIVYKALLDEKVLVAVKKVDVTTTGSDAERKFNNEVKWLSKIWHQNIIKLLGYCIHNKTRFLVYEMMQNGSLETQLHGPTQGSALTWHLRLKIAVDVARGLEYLHENCNPPVVHRDLQLCNILLDYNFSAKLSHFGIAVTSGFDNKDNIEVSETSAYVAPEYILDGKLTDKSDVYAFGVVLFELLIGRKLVEYKIPDQNQSLVKRAMPQLTDRTRLPNVVDPAIKDTMDLKHLYQVAAVAVLCVQPEPSYRPLITDVLHSLIPLVPLELGGSLRVTEPISVCSNPYDH